In Amycolatopsis coloradensis, one genomic interval encodes:
- a CDS encoding alpha/beta fold hydrolase produces the protein MSTLPRTGHAVAADGTRLAYQWHGTGRPLVLLAGQANDHTWWDRTREDFPSTITMDYRGTGGSDAPDSAYSTPGFADDVIAVLDELGVGEADVYGTSMGGRVAQWVAARYPDRVRRLVLGCTSPGGTHGVERSNDVRLALARRSSVEARETLENLMYTPAWRAANPGPYRVLGAHGMPPHAVRGHLVASNTHDAWDVLPEITAPTLVLHGDDDLLAPVANAPLLTERIPDARMHLFAGARHAYFDECRPESSDLVSDFLG, from the coding sequence ATGAGCACGCTCCCCCGCACCGGCCACGCCGTCGCCGCCGACGGCACCCGGCTGGCCTATCAGTGGCACGGCACGGGCAGGCCGCTCGTGCTGCTGGCCGGGCAGGCGAACGACCACACGTGGTGGGATCGCACGCGCGAAGACTTCCCGAGCACGATCACCATGGACTACCGCGGTACAGGTGGCAGCGACGCACCCGATTCCGCTTACTCCACACCGGGTTTCGCGGACGACGTGATCGCGGTCCTCGACGAACTCGGAGTCGGTGAAGCCGATGTCTACGGCACCTCGATGGGTGGCCGCGTCGCCCAGTGGGTCGCCGCGCGGTATCCCGATCGGGTACGGCGGCTCGTGCTCGGCTGCACCTCGCCCGGTGGCACGCACGGTGTCGAGCGGTCGAACGACGTGCGATTGGCCTTGGCCCGGCGGTCTTCCGTGGAAGCACGGGAGACGCTGGAGAACCTGATGTACACACCCGCATGGCGAGCGGCCAATCCCGGTCCGTACCGGGTGCTGGGCGCGCACGGCATGCCGCCGCACGCCGTGCGCGGACATCTGGTCGCGAGCAACACGCACGACGCCTGGGATGTGCTTCCCGAGATCACCGCGCCCACGCTGGTCCTGCACGGTGACGATGATCTGCTCGCACCCGTGGCGAACGCGCCGCTGTTGACGGAGCGGATCCCCGACGCGCGGATGCATCTCTTCGCCGGGGCGCGCCATGCCTATTTCGACGAGTGCCGTCCCGAATCGAGCGACCTGGTGAGCGATTTCCTCGGGTAG